The Euphorbia lathyris chromosome 2, ddEupLath1.1, whole genome shotgun sequence genome includes a window with the following:
- the LOC136218240 gene encoding pentatricopeptide repeat-containing protein At1g03100, mitochondrial — MMLSLRKLSNGFTVSSPRILLSLLFNDGFNAARISRHQLPISLNQGPACEVIRLTTFLFPNVVLGISNVVGHQVHSLSTVAGPILVQARDTGKLSMEIENAIDEHRVNDAWTLFEQHMQIEGFPRKFIVNKLLACCAESMDVQWLEKAYVLVEQAIEESKQNLLEKDPLIYLSFGLAKCALPVPASTILRKLVAMELYPPVAAWSAILGFMSLTAPGAYLAAELIHEIGYLFQDGRVDSRKKSNAPLIAMKPNTTAVNIALAGCLLFGTTRKAEALLDMTPRIGVKVDPSFLIIMAHIYERNGRREELKKLQRHVDEIHSLTDIHFRQFYNCLLKCHLKFGDLDSASNMVLKMLQKAKEAQNALAAAKLVAGANSWSSDRRVSVESLNQRQPDGLSEDTLNGEDPIISYEEFSKDRKFLKLDAEAKRLLEILLAKLQTQVELITTDRGILQPTERIYLKLVKAFLESGKIKELADFLIKAEKEGSPASNDDSILVHVINSCISLGWLDQAHDLLDEMRLTGVRVSSSVYASLLAAYCKANRLGEVASLLRDARRAGIQLDSSSYESLIETRILQKDTQGALHLFKEMKDAKIPRAGHKEFELLVKGCAEGGEARFMAKLLQEIKEGQTVDSGVHDWNNVIHFFSRKRLMHDAEKALKKMTSLGHNPNAQTFHSMVTGYAAVGGKYVEVTELWGEMKVLASSTSMKFDQELLDSVLYTFVRGGFFVRANEVVSMMEKENMFIDKYKFRTLFLKYHKTLHKGKAPKFQTEGQLKKREAALSFKKWVGLN, encoded by the coding sequence ATGATGCTGTCTTTAAGGAAATTGAGCAATGGGTTCACAGTTAGTTCCCCTAGAATTTTATTGTCCCTACTTTTTAATGATGGATTTAATGCTGCTCGGATTTCCAGACACCAGTTACCAATTTCTTTGAATCAGGGGCCTGCCTGTGAGGTCATTAGATTGACCACCTTCCTTTTTCCAAATGTTGTTTTAGGAATTTCTAATGTGGTCGGTCATCAAGTGCATTCTTTATCTACTGTGGCTGGACCTATCTTGGTTCAGGCTCGAGACACTGGTAAACTAAGCATGGAAATAGAAAATGCAATTGATGAGCATAGAGTTAATGATGCTTGGACATTGTTTGAACAACACATGCAGATAGAAGGGTTTCCTCGAAAATTTATTGTAAATAAGCTACTAGCATGTTGTGCTGAAAGCATGGATGTTCAGTGGCTTGAGAAGGCATATGTCTTGGTGGAACAGGCAATTGAGGAAAGTAAACAGAATTTGTTGGAAAAAGATCCTCTTATTTATCTCTCCTTTGGTCTTGCCAAATGTGCTTTGCCAGTTCCAGCATCAACTATTTTAAGGAAGTTGGTGGCAATGGAACTATATCCCCCTGTGGCTGCTTGGTCAGCAATCTTGGGCTTCATGTCCCTAACAGCTCCTGGAGCTTACCTTGCTGCTGAGCTGATACATGAAATAGGTTACTTGTTCCAAGATGGGAGGGTGGATTCTCGTAAAAAGAGCAATGCACCTTTGATTGCTATGAAGCCTAATACTACTGCTGTGAACATTGCTTTGGCTGGGTGCCTCTTGTTTGGTACAACAAGGAAAGCTGAGGCGCTCCTTGACATGACTCCTCGTATAGGTGTTAAAGTCGATCCAAGCTTCTTAATCATCATGGCACATATATATGAGAGGAATGGGAGAAGAGAAGAACTGAAGAAACTTCAGAGACATGTAGATGAAATCCACAGTTTAACTGATATTCACTTTCGACAGTTCTATAATTGTTTGTTAAAATGCCATTTGAAATTTGGTGATCTTGATTCTGCTTCAAACATGGTTTTGAAAATGCTTCAGAAGGCAAAGGAAGCACAGAATGCTCTTGCTGCAGCAAAGCTTGTTGCTGGAGCAAATAGTTGGTCCTCTGACAGACGTGTTTCTGTGGAAAGCTTGAACCAAAGACAACCAGATGGCTTAAGTGAAGATACATTAAATGGAGAAGATCCCATAATTTCTTATGAAGAGTTCTCTAAGGACCGAAAGTTCTTGAAACTTGATGCAGAGGCAAAGAGACTACTTGAGATTCTCTTAGCAAAGTTGCAGACGCAAGTTGAATTAATAACAACAGATCGCGGTATTCTTCAGCCTACTGAAAGAATTTACTTGAAACTGGTCAAGGCTTTTCTAGAATCTGGCAAGATTAAGGAGTTGGCTGATTTTCTTATCAAGGCAGAGAAAGAAGGTTCTCCTGCTTCAAATGATGATTCAATCTTGGTTCATGTCATCAATTCTTGTATCTCACTTGGGTGGTTAGATCAGGCTCACGACCTTCTTGATGAGATGCGTTTGACCGGGGTTAGAGTAAGTTCTTCTGTATATGCCTCTCTTTTAGCTGCATATTGTAAAGCTAATAGACTAGGAGAGGTCGCATCACTTTTACGAGATGCTCGTAGAGCAGGAATCCAACTAGATTCAAGCAGTTATGAGTCATTGATTGAAACCCGAATCCTACAAAAAGATACTCAAGGAGCACTCCACCTGTTTAAAGAGATGAAAGATGCTAAAATACCAAGAGCTGGTCATAAGGAATTTGAGTTGTTGGTTAAGGGATGTGCTGAGGGGGGTGAGGCAAGGTTCATGGCAAAGCTCTTGCAGGAAATCAAGGAAGGACAGACAGTGGATTCTGGAGTTCATGATTGGAATAATGTAATCCACTTTTTCTCTAGAAAAAGATTGATGCATGATGCTGAGAAGGCTTTGAAGAAGATGACGAGTCTAGGGCATAACCCAAATGCACAAACATTTCATTCTATGGTAACTGGTTATGCTGCTGTTGGAGGGAAATATGTGGAGGTAACAGAACTATGGGGTGAAATGAAAGTTCTTGCTTCATCCACCTCAATGAAGTTTGACCAGGAACTCCTGGATTCTGTACTTTATACATTCGTAAGAGGTGGATTTTTCGTTCGTGCGAATGAAGTTGTGAGTATGATGGAGAAAGAAAATATGTTCATTGACAAGTACAAGTTCCGAACCCTGTTCTTGAAGTACCATAAAACACTTCATAAGGGAAAAGCTCCCAAATTCCAGACAGAAGGACAATTAAAAAAGAGAGAAGCGGCATTGAGTTTTAAGAAATGGGTGGGGTTGAACTGA